One window of Alteriqipengyuania lutimaris genomic DNA carries:
- the nuoN gene encoding NADH-quinone oxidoreductase subunit NuoN — protein MDYATSFGLVLPELVLTAAGLILLMFAAFGGDKTGRLVSILAAVALGGAGALVIPTLVNGVSGAEAMAFNGQLSADSFSAFAKLLTYLAAIGCLMIAPGFLEARRAMKPEYAVLLVFATLGMSIMVSATDLMTLYIGLELNSLAAYVLASFLRNDSRSAEAGLKYFVLGALASGILLYGMSLTYGFTGTTSFDGIRAAQEAGLSTGALFGLIFVLAGLAFKISAVPFHMWTPDVYEGAPTPVTTFFATAPKVAAIALTARVALDAFGSVPDAWRQIVIFAALASIVVGALGAIGQNNLKRLLAYSSINNVGFILIGLAAATAEGASAMLFYLAIYVVMSLGSFVAVLMLRNGDGEYLETFDDIAGLSSTRPGVAWCLLILMFSLAGIPPLMGFFAKLEVFRAVVEAGLIPLAVIGIAASVIGAFYYIKFVKVMFFDEAVDRATQRGSGAQWAVLGICTLLISPLGWFLSRGLELMTDTAAAGLFAGV, from the coding sequence ATGGATTACGCAACTTCATTCGGCCTCGTGCTGCCCGAACTCGTGCTGACCGCTGCAGGCCTGATCCTGCTGATGTTCGCGGCATTCGGGGGCGACAAGACCGGCCGTCTCGTCTCGATCCTCGCCGCCGTGGCGCTGGGCGGGGCGGGTGCTCTCGTCATCCCGACGCTGGTGAACGGCGTGAGCGGGGCGGAAGCGATGGCCTTCAACGGGCAGCTGAGCGCCGACAGCTTCTCTGCCTTCGCCAAGCTGCTGACCTATCTCGCGGCCATCGGCTGCCTGATGATCGCCCCGGGCTTCTTGGAGGCCCGCCGGGCGATGAAGCCCGAATATGCGGTGCTGCTGGTCTTCGCGACGCTCGGCATGAGCATCATGGTCTCGGCGACCGATCTGATGACGCTCTATATCGGGCTCGAGCTCAACAGCCTCGCCGCCTACGTTCTCGCCAGCTTCCTGCGTAACGACAGCCGTTCGGCCGAAGCGGGCCTCAAATATTTCGTGCTCGGCGCGCTCGCCAGCGGCATCCTGCTCTACGGCATGAGCCTGACATACGGCTTCACCGGCACGACCAGCTTCGACGGGATTCGCGCGGCGCAGGAAGCGGGCCTTTCGACCGGCGCGCTGTTCGGCCTGATCTTCGTGCTGGCGGGTCTTGCGTTCAAGATCAGCGCGGTGCCGTTCCACATGTGGACGCCCGACGTCTACGAGGGCGCACCGACCCCGGTGACGACCTTCTTTGCGACCGCGCCCAAGGTCGCCGCGATCGCGCTGACCGCGCGCGTGGCGCTCGACGCCTTCGGTTCGGTCCCCGATGCCTGGCGCCAGATCGTGATCTTCGCCGCGCTCGCCTCGATCGTGGTCGGCGCGCTGGGCGCGATCGGACAGAACAACCTGAAGCGTCTGCTGGCCTATTCCTCGATCAACAATGTCGGCTTCATCCTGATCGGCCTCGCCGCGGCGACCGCCGAGGGCGCCAGCGCGATGCTGTTCTACCTCGCGATCTATGTCGTGATGTCGCTGGGCAGCTTCGTCGCGGTGCTGATGCTGCGCAATGGCGATGGCGAGTACCTCGAGACTTTCGACGATATTGCAGGCCTTTCGAGCACGCGGCCCGGCGTTGCCTGGTGCTTGCTGATCCTGATGTTCAGCCTCGCGGGCATCCCGCCGCTGATGGGCTTCTTCGCCAAGCTGGAAGTGTTCCGCGCGGTGGTCGAAGCGGGGCTGATCCCGCTCGCCGTGATCGGCATCGCGGCCAGCGTCATCGGGGCGTTTTACTACATCAAGTTCGTCAAGGTGATGTTCTTCGACGAGGCTGTGGACCGCGCGACCCAGCGCGGCAGCGGGGCGCAATGGGCGGTCCTCGGCATCTGCACGCTGCTGATCTCGCCGCTGGGCTGGTTCCTCTCGCGCGGGCTCGAACTGATGACCGATACCGCAGCGGCGGGGCTGTTCGCCGGCGTCTGA
- a CDS encoding NADH-quinone oxidoreductase subunit M, translating into MEGFPILSLMLAVPLIGAILCFAVNASTARWVALIATLIDLALGIALWANFDIGGAQWQFTERADLFAGFEYKLGIDGIALMLIMLSVFLMPICILASWTSVTKRVGEYMAAFLVMELLMIGVFAAQDILLFYIFFEAGLIPMYLIIGIWGGSDRIYASFKFFLYTLLGSVVMLIAMLWMINEAGTSDIPTLLQYDFDPQAQTWLWLAFFASFAVKMPMWPVHTWLPAAHVQAPTAGSVILAGVLLKLGGYGFIRFSLPMFPEASAQFVWLVFGLSMIAVVVTSLIALVQQDMKKLIAYSSVAHMAIVTAGLFAFNFQGLEGAMVMMLSHGLVSGALFLCVGVIYDRLHTREISRYGGLATNMPRYALFFLLFTMASIGLPGTSGFVAEFISLAGVYQISSTTTFVLTTGIILGAGYMLYLYRRVVFGTQDNADAAAMPDLNAREWLMLTPVAAAVLWMGVYPESFLAPMRTDIAAIEARIARAAPQSDARVAAGQAREHSANYMPHEGGSEEGGEHGGDGESHGSEGEH; encoded by the coding sequence ATGGAGGGCTTTCCGATCCTTTCGCTTATGCTCGCCGTTCCGCTGATCGGGGCGATCCTGTGCTTTGCTGTCAATGCATCGACGGCGCGCTGGGTCGCGCTGATCGCGACGCTGATTGACCTTGCGCTGGGCATCGCGCTCTGGGCGAATTTCGATATCGGCGGCGCGCAGTGGCAGTTTACCGAGCGCGCGGACCTGTTTGCGGGCTTCGAATACAAATTGGGCATCGATGGCATCGCGCTGATGCTGATCATGCTCAGCGTGTTCCTGATGCCGATCTGCATCCTCGCCAGCTGGACCAGCGTGACCAAGCGCGTGGGCGAATACATGGCCGCGTTCCTGGTCATGGAACTGCTGATGATCGGCGTGTTCGCCGCGCAGGACATCTTGCTGTTCTACATCTTCTTCGAGGCAGGCCTGATCCCGATGTACCTGATCATCGGCATCTGGGGCGGATCGGACCGGATCTACGCCAGCTTCAAGTTCTTCCTCTACACGCTGCTCGGCTCGGTCGTGATGCTGATCGCCATGCTGTGGATGATCAACGAGGCGGGCACCAGCGACATCCCCACGCTGCTGCAATACGATTTCGATCCGCAGGCGCAGACCTGGCTGTGGCTCGCCTTCTTCGCCAGCTTCGCGGTGAAGATGCCGATGTGGCCGGTCCACACCTGGCTGCCCGCCGCGCACGTCCAGGCGCCCACGGCGGGCTCGGTCATCCTCGCGGGCGTGCTGCTGAAGCTGGGCGGATACGGCTTCATCCGCTTCAGCCTGCCGATGTTCCCCGAAGCATCCGCGCAGTTCGTCTGGCTGGTCTTCGGCCTGTCGATGATCGCGGTGGTCGTCACCAGCCTGATCGCGCTGGTCCAGCAGGACATGAAGAAGCTGATCGCCTATTCGTCGGTCGCGCACATGGCGATCGTGACCGCAGGCCTGTTCGCGTTCAATTTCCAGGGCCTCGAAGGCGCGATGGTGATGATGCTGAGCCACGGCCTCGTCTCGGGCGCGCTGTTCCTGTGCGTCGGCGTGATCTACGATAGGCTGCACACGCGCGAAATTAGTCGCTATGGCGGCCTCGCGACCAACATGCCGCGCTACGCGCTGTTCTTCCTGCTGTTCACGATGGCGAGCATCGGCCTGCCGGGGACGAGCGGCTTCGTGGCGGAGTTCATCAGCCTTGCGGGCGTATACCAGATCTCCAGCACGACGACCTTCGTCCTGACGACTGGCATCATCCTCGGCGCGGGCTACATGCTCTATCTCTACCGCCGTGTGGTGTTCGGCACGCAGGATAATGCCGATGCGGCCGCCATGCCCGATCTCAACGCGCGCGAGTGGCTGATGCTGACGCCGGTTGCCGCAGCGGTGCTGTGGATGGGCGTCTATCCCGAAAGCTTCCTCGCCCCCATGCGCACCGACATTGCCGCGATCGAAGCGCGCATCGCGCGTGCCGCGCCGCAGAGCGACGCGCGGGTGGCAGCGGGCCAGGCGCGCGAGCATTCAGCGAATTACATGCCGCACGAAGGCGGAAGCGAAGAGGGCGGCGAACACGGCGGTGATGGCGAAAGCCACGGCTCCGAAGGCGAACATTGA
- the nuoL gene encoding NADH-quinone oxidoreductase subunit L: protein MQSSILIIVFLPLLASIIAGLFGGALGKTVSKAITTGALFVSCALSWPIFLGFLGGTAEAQVVTVLQWVSSGDLSFDWALRVDTLTAVMLVVITSVSALVHLYSWGYMDEDPDQQRFFAYLSLFTFAMLMLVTADNLVQMFFGWEGVGLASYLLIGFWYKKPSASAAAIKAFVVNRVGDLGFMLGIFGTFLVFGTVSIPQILEMAPAMSGSSITFMGMRLMTMDILCLLLFVGAMGKSAQLGLHTWLPDAMEGPTPVSALIHAATMVTAGVFMVCRLSPMFETAPVALTFVTVIGGATALFAATIGTTQWDIKRVIAYSTCSQLGYMFFAAGAGAYGVAMFHLFTHAFFKALLFLGAGAVIHAMHHEQDMRYYGGLRKRIPITFWAMMAGTLAITGVGVLGVFGFAGFYSKDAILEAAFARGTGAANFAFWAGAIAALLTSFYSWRLMFLTFWGKPRWAASEHIQHAVHHGHDEPDEHNPAAQEDSGESVAHHVPSTEEDDGTAGYHPHEAPWVMLVPLLVLSLGAVFAGFVFYEPFVDSEEFWAGSIYFNYDLVHAIHGVPLWVKLTATAAMLLGLLTAWYAYIRNPKVPEEAADQLGPIYRFFLNKWYFDELYNFLFVKPAFWFGRVFWKQLDIGVIDRFGPDGAAWVVRQGADGAKRIQSGMLNTYALVMLLGVVAAITWVLL from the coding sequence GTGCAGTCTTCGATCCTCATCATCGTATTCCTGCCCCTCCTCGCGTCGATTATCGCCGGGCTGTTCGGCGGGGCGCTCGGCAAGACCGTTTCCAAGGCGATCACCACCGGTGCGCTGTTCGTGTCCTGTGCGCTCAGCTGGCCGATCTTCCTTGGTTTCCTCGGCGGCACGGCAGAGGCGCAGGTCGTTACCGTGCTGCAATGGGTCAGCTCGGGCGACCTCAGCTTCGACTGGGCGCTGCGGGTCGACACGCTGACCGCGGTCATGCTGGTGGTCATCACCAGCGTCTCCGCGCTCGTCCACCTCTACTCCTGGGGGTACATGGACGAGGACCCCGACCAGCAGCGGTTCTTCGCCTATCTGAGCCTGTTCACCTTCGCGATGCTGATGCTCGTGACGGCGGACAACCTCGTGCAGATGTTCTTCGGGTGGGAAGGCGTCGGCCTCGCGTCCTACCTGCTGATCGGCTTCTGGTACAAGAAGCCCAGCGCCAGCGCCGCCGCGATCAAGGCCTTCGTGGTCAACCGCGTCGGTGACCTCGGCTTCATGCTCGGCATTTTCGGGACATTCCTCGTGTTCGGGACGGTCTCGATCCCGCAGATCCTCGAGATGGCTCCGGCGATGAGCGGCAGCTCGATCACGTTCATGGGCATGCGCCTGATGACGATGGATATCCTGTGCCTGCTGCTGTTCGTCGGCGCGATGGGCAAGTCGGCGCAGCTCGGCCTGCACACCTGGCTGCCCGACGCGATGGAAGGCCCGACGCCGGTCTCCGCGCTGATCCATGCCGCCACCATGGTGACCGCGGGCGTGTTCATGGTCTGCCGCCTGTCGCCGATGTTCGAGACCGCGCCGGTCGCGCTGACCTTCGTCACGGTGATCGGCGGGGCGACGGCGCTGTTCGCGGCGACCATCGGCACCACGCAGTGGGACATCAAGCGGGTGATCGCTTATTCGACCTGCTCGCAGCTCGGCTACATGTTCTTCGCGGCGGGGGCTGGTGCCTACGGCGTGGCGATGTTCCATCTCTTCACGCACGCCTTCTTCAAGGCGCTGCTGTTCCTCGGCGCGGGCGCGGTGATCCACGCGATGCACCACGAGCAGGACATGCGCTATTACGGCGGTCTGCGTAAGCGCATCCCGATCACCTTCTGGGCGATGATGGCGGGTACGCTCGCGATCACCGGCGTCGGCGTGCTCGGTGTGTTCGGCTTCGCAGGCTTCTATTCGAAGGATGCGATCCTCGAAGCCGCCTTCGCGCGCGGCACGGGCGCAGCCAACTTCGCCTTCTGGGCAGGTGCCATCGCCGCCCTGCTCACGAGCTTCTACTCCTGGCGTCTGATGTTCCTGACCTTCTGGGGCAAGCCGCGCTGGGCCGCCAGCGAGCATATCCAGCATGCCGTCCACCATGGCCACGACGAGCCGGACGAGCATAATCCGGCTGCGCAGGAAGATTCTGGCGAAAGCGTCGCGCACCACGTCCCCTCGACCGAGGAAGACGACGGCACCGCGGGCTATCACCCGCACGAGGCGCCGTGGGTGATGCTCGTGCCGCTGCTGGTGCTGAGCCTCGGCGCGGTGTTCGCGGGCTTCGTCTTCTACGAGCCGTTCGTCGATTCCGAGGAATTCTGGGCCGGTTCGATCTATTTCAATTACGATCTGGTCCACGCGATCCACGGCGTTCCGCTGTGGGTGAAGCTGACCGCGACCGCCGCGATGCTGCTGGGCCTGCTGACCGCGTGGTACGCCTATATCCGCAATCCCAAGGTGCCCGAGGAGGCGGCGGATCAGCTGGGCCCGATCTATCGCTTCTTCCTCAACAAGTGGTATTTCGACGAATTGTACAACTTCCTGTTCGTGAAGCCGGCGTTCTGGTTCGGTCGGGTGTTCTGGAAACAGCTCGATATCGGCGTCATCGACCGCTTCGGCCCCGATGGTGCGGCCTGGGTGGTCAGGCAGGGCGCTGATGGTGCCAAGCGGATCCAGTCGGGCATGCTCAACACCTATGCGCTGGTCATGCTGCTCGGCGTGGTGGCCGCGATCACCTGGGTGCTGCTGTGA
- the nuoK gene encoding NADH-quinone oxidoreductase subunit NuoK: MIGIEHYIIVSAILFVLGVLGIFLNRKNVIVILMAIELILLAVNINLVAFSAFLGDLTGQIFAMFVLTVAAGEAAIGLAILVIFFRDRGTIAVDDVNRMKG; this comes from the coding sequence ATGATTGGGATCGAACATTACATCATCGTCAGCGCGATCCTGTTCGTGCTGGGCGTGCTGGGCATCTTCCTCAACCGCAAGAACGTGATCGTCATCCTGATGGCGATCGAGCTGATCCTGCTGGCGGTGAACATCAACCTCGTCGCTTTCAGCGCCTTCCTGGGTGACCTAACCGGGCAGATCTTTGCGATGTTCGTGCTCACCGTCGCGGCGGGCGAAGCGGCCATCGGGCTTGCTATCCTCGTCATCTTCTTCCGTGATCGCGGCACGATCGCGGTCGACGATGTGAACCGGATGAAGGGCTGA
- a CDS encoding NADH-quinone oxidoreductase subunit J, translated as MIQAIAFYLFAFLVIASGVLTIMSRNPVHSVLWLILAFFNAAGLMVLLGAEFIAMLLIVVYVGAVAVLFLFVVMMLDIDMAEMRAGFIKNFPLGIAIALILLAELVLGIGALNAGALELGTATGANAPDFAQSNIENIGALLYSEYIFIFEAAGLILLVAMIGAIVLTHRDLKTTRGHQNITRQVRRNPKEATQLKQPTVGEGVEL; from the coding sequence ATGATCCAGGCCATCGCCTTTTACCTCTTCGCGTTTCTCGTGATCGCCAGCGGCGTGCTGACGATCATGAGCCGCAATCCCGTGCACTCGGTGCTTTGGCTGATCCTCGCGTTCTTCAACGCCGCGGGGCTCATGGTGCTGCTGGGGGCCGAATTCATCGCGATGCTGCTGATCGTCGTCTATGTCGGTGCCGTGGCCGTGCTGTTCCTGTTCGTGGTCATGATGCTCGACATCGACATGGCTGAGATGCGGGCCGGGTTTATCAAGAATTTCCCGCTGGGCATCGCCATCGCGCTGATTCTGCTGGCGGAGCTGGTGCTCGGCATCGGCGCGCTCAATGCTGGCGCGCTGGAACTGGGCACTGCGACGGGCGCGAACGCACCGGACTTCGCGCAGAGCAACATCGAGAATATCGGTGCGCTGCTCTATTCGGAATATATCTTCATCTTCGAAGCGGCGGGGCTGATCCTGCTGGTGGCGATGATCGGCGCGATCGTGCTGACCCACCGCGACCTCAAGACCACGCGCGGCCACCAGAACATCACCAGGCAGGTGCGTCGCAATCCGAAGGAAGCGACGCAGCTCAAGCAGCCCACCGTGGGTGAGGGGGTCGAACTGTGA
- the nuoI gene encoding NADH-quinone oxidoreductase subunit NuoI, with amino-acid sequence MSIAQTIKAFTLYEFVKAHALTLKYLFKPKVTINYPYEKNPVSPRFRGEHALRRYPNGEERCIACKLCEAVCPAQAITIESEPRADGSRRTTRYDIDMTKCIYCGFCQEACPVDAIVEGPNFEYSTETREELLYDKAKLLANGDKWERAIAANLEADAPYR; translated from the coding sequence ATGAGCATCGCCCAGACCATCAAGGCCTTTACCCTCTACGAGTTCGTGAAGGCCCACGCGCTGACCCTGAAGTATCTTTTCAAGCCCAAGGTCACGATCAACTATCCGTACGAGAAGAACCCGGTTTCGCCGCGGTTCCGGGGCGAGCATGCGCTGCGCCGCTATCCCAACGGGGAAGAGCGCTGCATTGCATGCAAGCTGTGCGAGGCGGTGTGCCCCGCGCAGGCGATCACCATCGAGTCGGAGCCGCGCGCGGACGGTTCGCGCCGCACGACGCGCTACGACATCGACATGACCAAGTGCATCTATTGCGGTTTCTGCCAGGAAGCGTGCCCGGTGGATGCCATCGTCGAGGGTCCGAACTTCGAATATTCCACGGAAACCCGCGAGGAATTGCTGTATGACAAGGCCAAGCTGCTCGCCAATGGTGACAAATGGGAACGCGCCATCGCAGCCAACCTTGAAGCCGACGCGCCCTACCGCTAG
- the nuoH gene encoding NADH-quinone oxidoreductase subunit NuoH encodes MTEFFQNLGLNYEFSWFIATIIGILLIALPLMLAVAYVILIDRKVWAAIALRKGPNVVGPFGLLQSFADGLKVFLQETIVPSAANKGIFIIAPIITFTVALAAWAVVPFADGWVLADINVGLLYILAISSLSVYGVVMAGWASNSKYPFFSAMRAAAQMISYEVSIGFILICVVLWAGTFNLTDIVESQRGHGLGIVNGYYFNLLLFPMWVVFFISSLAETARVPFDLTEAESELVAGYQTEYSSMAFALFWLGEYANILLMCALNTLLFFGGWLPPIDWAPLYYVPGFIWFFLKTLFFFFMFSWVMGTVPRYRYDQLMRLGWKVFLPMSLIFVFVISGYLMATGHYS; translated from the coding sequence ATGACCGAATTCTTCCAGAACCTCGGCCTGAACTACGAGTTCTCGTGGTTCATCGCGACCATCATCGGCATCCTGCTGATCGCGCTGCCGCTGATGCTGGCGGTGGCCTACGTCATCCTGATCGACCGCAAGGTCTGGGCCGCCATCGCGCTGCGCAAGGGCCCCAACGTGGTCGGCCCCTTCGGCTTGCTGCAGAGCTTCGCCGACGGTTTGAAGGTCTTCCTGCAGGAAACCATCGTTCCGAGCGCGGCGAACAAGGGCATCTTCATCATCGCGCCGATCATCACCTTCACGGTGGCGCTGGCGGCTTGGGCTGTGGTGCCCTTCGCCGATGGCTGGGTGCTGGCGGACATCAATGTCGGCCTGCTCTACATCCTCGCGATCAGTTCGCTGTCGGTTTACGGCGTGGTGATGGCGGGCTGGGCGAGTAACTCGAAATACCCGTTCTTCTCCGCCATGCGCGCCGCAGCGCAGATGATTTCCTACGAAGTCTCGATCGGCTTCATCCTGATCTGCGTCGTGCTGTGGGCGGGGACCTTCAACCTGACCGACATCGTCGAGAGCCAGCGCGGCCACGGGCTGGGCATCGTCAACGGCTATTATTTCAACCTGCTGCTGTTCCCGATGTGGGTGGTGTTCTTCATCTCCAGCCTCGCGGAAACCGCGCGTGTGCCGTTCGACCTGACCGAGGCGGAAAGCGAGCTGGTCGCGGGTTACCAGACCGAATATTCCAGCATGGCCTTCGCGCTGTTCTGGCTGGGCGAATATGCCAACATCCTGTTGATGTGCGCGCTCAACACGCTGCTGTTCTTCGGCGGCTGGCTGCCCCCGATCGACTGGGCACCGCTGTACTACGTGCCCGGTTTTATCTGGTTCTTCCTCAAGACGCTGTTCTTCTTCTTCATGTTCAGCTGGGTGATGGGGACCGTGCCCCGCTATCGCTATGACCAGCTGATGCGGCTCGGCTGGAAGGTGTTCCTGCCGATGAGCCTGATCTTCGTTTTCGTAATTAGCGGCTATCTGATGGCCACCGGACATTATTCATGA
- the nuoG gene encoding NADH-quinone oxidoreductase subunit NuoG, whose translation MPKVTVDGQEIDAPDGATVLQACELAGKEIPRFCYHERLSIAGNCRMCLVEVKPGPPKPQASCALPATEGQEIRTDSEMVRAAREGVMEFLLINHPLDCPICDQGGECDLQDQAMYYGRGATRYHENKRAVTEKYMGPLIKTIMTRCIHCTRCVRFSEEIAGVDEIGALYRGEDMQITTYLEQAASHELSANVIDLCPVGALTSRPYAYEARPWELKRTLSIDVSDAVGANISLHSRGREVMRALPRINDDVNEEWLSDKGRYQVDGLTRRRLDAVWMRAVGGENAGKLQRASWEQAFEAIVKAAKQGGEGSIAAVAGDLVDCETMFAAKRLLAELGSDKLEGRQTGLDYDCTSLAGIGFNSGFAGIETADAILIVGSQVRHEAPLINVRLRKAAKRGAKIFLIGPEWDTTFDCEFLGEDAGLLHDLPGHVADAFKDAARPAIIVGPGGLAAGALHPALALANEWNLVRDADGEAWNGFNVIHTAAARMGAVMLGYAQKGGIEDLVDAAPAVLLSLGADSLDYSKFEKSLKVYIGHHGDAGAHAADIILPAASYAEKDGTYVNTEGRVQFAEKAVFAPGDAREDWTILRALADAFGVTVGFDSFAQLQSAMIEAVPALGEEGLADLGKLPKGKKTPKAKGAIRYPIADPYLTNPIARASETMQRCSAELVHGEEMLEAAE comes from the coding sequence ATGCCTAAAGTCACCGTAGACGGACAGGAAATCGATGCGCCCGACGGCGCGACCGTGCTGCAGGCGTGCGAGCTTGCGGGCAAGGAGATCCCGCGTTTCTGCTATCACGAGCGGCTGAGCATTGCGGGCAATTGCCGCATGTGCCTGGTCGAAGTGAAGCCCGGGCCGCCCAAGCCGCAGGCGAGCTGTGCGCTGCCCGCCACCGAGGGCCAGGAAATCCGCACCGACAGCGAAATGGTGCGTGCCGCGCGCGAAGGCGTGATGGAGTTCCTGCTGATCAACCACCCGCTCGATTGCCCGATCTGCGACCAGGGCGGCGAGTGCGACCTGCAGGACCAGGCGATGTATTACGGGCGCGGCGCGACGCGTTATCACGAGAACAAGCGCGCGGTGACCGAGAAGTACATGGGCCCGCTGATCAAGACGATCATGACCCGCTGCATCCACTGCACCCGCTGCGTGCGCTTTTCCGAGGAAATCGCGGGCGTGGACGAAATCGGCGCGCTCTATCGCGGCGAAGACATGCAGATCACGACCTATCTGGAGCAGGCGGCGAGCCACGAGCTTTCAGCCAACGTGATCGACCTGTGCCCGGTCGGCGCGCTCACCAGCCGCCCCTATGCCTACGAGGCGCGGCCGTGGGAGCTCAAGCGCACGCTCAGCATCGACGTATCCGACGCGGTTGGCGCGAATATCTCGCTCCACTCGCGTGGCCGCGAGGTCATGCGCGCGCTTCCCCGCATCAACGACGACGTCAACGAGGAATGGCTGTCCGACAAGGGCCGCTACCAGGTCGACGGGCTGACGCGCCGCCGGCTCGACGCGGTATGGATGCGCGCCGTGGGTGGTGAGAATGCGGGCAAGCTCCAGCGTGCCAGCTGGGAACAGGCGTTCGAAGCCATCGTGAAGGCCGCGAAGCAGGGCGGGGAAGGCTCGATCGCGGCGGTCGCGGGCGATCTCGTCGACTGCGAGACGATGTTCGCCGCCAAGCGCCTGCTGGCCGAGCTGGGATCGGACAAGCTCGAGGGTCGCCAGACCGGGCTCGACTACGATTGCACCAGCCTCGCCGGGATCGGCTTCAATTCGGGCTTCGCCGGTATCGAGACGGCCGACGCGATTCTGATCGTGGGCAGCCAGGTCCGTCACGAGGCGCCGCTGATCAATGTACGCCTGCGCAAGGCGGCCAAGCGCGGCGCGAAGATTTTCCTGATCGGGCCCGAGTGGGACACGACCTTCGACTGCGAATTCCTGGGCGAGGATGCGGGCCTGCTGCACGACCTGCCCGGCCATGTTGCCGACGCGTTCAAGGACGCCGCGCGGCCTGCCATCATTGTCGGCCCCGGCGGGCTTGCGGCGGGTGCGCTGCACCCGGCACTGGCGCTCGCGAACGAGTGGAACCTCGTGCGCGATGCAGACGGAGAGGCCTGGAACGGCTTCAATGTCATCCACACCGCCGCCGCCCGCATGGGCGCGGTGATGCTCGGCTATGCGCAGAAGGGCGGGATCGAGGATTTGGTCGACGCGGCGCCTGCCGTGCTGCTGTCGCTCGGCGCGGATTCGCTCGACTATTCGAAGTTCGAGAAGAGCCTGAAAGTCTATATCGGCCACCACGGCGATGCGGGCGCACATGCTGCGGATATCATCCTGCCCGCCGCCTCCTATGCGGAGAAAGACGGGACCTACGTCAACACCGAAGGCCGCGTGCAGTTCGCCGAGAAGGCGGTGTTCGCGCCCGGCGACGCGCGTGAGGACTGGACGATCCTGCGCGCGCTGGCCGATGCCTTCGGCGTCACCGTCGGCTTCGACAGCTTCGCGCAGCTCCAGTCGGCGATGATCGAAGCCGTGCCCGCGCTTGGCGAGGAAGGCCTAGCCGATCTGGGCAAGCTGCCCAAGGGCAAGAAGACGCCCAAGGCCAAGGGCGCGATTCGCTATCCGATTGCGGACCCGTACCTGACCAATCCCATCGCCCGCGCCAGCGAGACGATGCAGCGCTGCTCGGCCGAACTGGTCCATGGCGAAGAGATGCTGGAGGCGGCGGAATGA